TTGGAGTAATGACATAATGACACCTCAGAAGTGCCTGTGATATCTTTATTATTTGCTACTTACATTGATTTTCCCACCAACCCCAACGTGCTGTTTAGTttagtcttgtataaagtacctaaaatggatacttgagtaaaagtacaagtatcttaacTAAGTTGAAGTCACAATATTACTTAAGTGACTGTACTTAAGggacttaaccccatgttgcagtgtgtgaatcagtgaaaactgtagtgttaagcagttcatcaagactagaaaagctcagACCATTACCAGCTcatcttctgattttatttgctagtaacgagtaacaaagatagttaaaGGAAATGTAGCggagtgaaagtaaaagttgctagaaatataaatagcaAAGTAAAGCACAGATACGTGACTTTTGTACTTCACTTACTTTAAGTACAGTCATTAagtatttttactttgttacatttCAACACTGTCAATTAGTACGTTTTCATGTACCGGTAAGTCACGCTACAGTTGTAGTTCAACTGCACTGTTCCCATTGTACAAGCACCAATTTGTTCAGTAAAGTGTGTTTGCCTCCGctccactaggtggcgatatacCCCCCTTCAAGTGGAAGATATGATACGACAAATGTAATAAACtgaaatatataaacaaatagctttatttgtttatttacatagcCCTTTACAACAACCCACAAAATGCTTTATTTCATAAACATAGACCAGAGGATAAGAATTCAGAATAAAAACACTACTGAGTATTAAAAGCCattctgaataaatatgttttgagTTCATATTTGAAAAGGCCCAGGTCAGTGATAACATGCATGTCAGTGGGGAGCTTATTCCAGCAAATATAATAGAAATTCTGTATAGATCACATTGTATAATGTATGATACATGTTCACgaggtacaaaaaaaaattgtgttttccttagaaaacaacacatcacagtGGAATAACTACAAAAACTGTACATCTTGTGGAACTTGTCTTGACTGTGGTGAAGGAAGCAGGTCATACTAGGCAGGGTGGAGTCTAACTGGCTCACCAGGTTTGCTGAGTCAGTATTTCTTTGGTTCATCTCCAGAACTCTTTATTTATGCTGTGCAGTTGAATATTCCGATGTGTAAATGGCGAATCATTTACATGCAGAGGATGTTTCGCGTTTGCGATGCCAgacgagagtgtgtgtgggcctGACGCCATGGCCCACAGTCTCTGTTATGGAACATGACTGCGGTGCCGAGGTCGTTCCATACACGACCGCAGAGCTGCGAGGTTCAAAACCAGCAGAGACTTGTTAACGTGACACCATTTGGACTCCGTGTTTTGACACTTGGCGCGCAAACGTGAGCTGAGGTTCACAAGGACCACAAAACCAACCGGCGCTGTTGGAGGGATATGGATTTGCGTGACTCCCTCAGAGTTTGTTTGATTAATGTTCAAGCATGTATGACTCACTATGTACATGataaatgagaaaaacatgaaCTGTAAAATATTCCCACATTAATAAGATAAAGAGTATTAAATGAATTTATAAGCTGTAACTGTCCCACCAACTGCCTGAAAAGCCGCCATGAGAACACGGTATTTCACCCTAAGACCAGTGTGTTTTTGCGTAAAACTAACCACATTCATGATCAGAAGCATGGTAGCATTGTATAATAGAAAAGcgccatttgtgtgtgtgtgtagcggcAGCGCAGCAGTGGGCGGGGCAAGTAGGATTTTATCCAACTGcatttttgagcagcagaattcgcTTTTGAACCCGTTTGcagtcatctcactttactcgcgcaatgttgttgttgtatccATCTGtattggacaaaaaaagaagcatcacttcctgtgtgcagcaaggGTGACGCATGATCTAAACGCTGCCAAACTGAGAAACACGGAAAACGGaagttacgtactacagctttaaagctgcTTTTCTGAATTAGCGCCTCAGTAAAGTTGTTTtagaagaaggggggggggggggggggaggggttaaAGAGTCTCCTTCTCATTTGATGTGTAGAGAGGTGAGTGATACATGGCAGGAAGTCTGTGGTGGTGGGAAAAAAGAGCTGTCAATGGGCAAGAATCAGACTGTGAAATATGTCCAGGATGATGACGTAACTGCAGTCACCTCGTCCTTCAGCTGGCAGGGGAGCAGTGTGATATCCAGCTGTAACAACCCATGTGAAAATAGTGattaaaatatgattaaaatatgattatttgtttgttactgTATGACAACCATTGTGAAACCACTAGACTGATATAAGAGTATACCCTGGGGATTATGGTGTTAAAGCCGAAGTATATGTTTCCTTTTGTGTCTTATGTGTACTGTTTATACcactgtgtttataaaaaaaaagattaatgaatgtatttgttttgaCAATTCAATCTTTTATATCAATAATTGTTGTAAATCGATGAAACACTGAATGTACACAATTATAATTCATATTTAACTTCAtgaactttttttgtaaaaactgAGCAAAAACAGAGTAAACAAAACGTTTGCCTTCATTTTGCATTTTCCAATCACATGTATGAAATAATAACAttcttaaacaaaacaaagagaaacagttGTAATAATACTTGTACGAATGAACTCCAGAGTAATAAAATGTAAGTGAAAGCAATACAATGCAAGTTTTCGGCTAATAAAAGTAGACATAACTGTGATTTCTTGGAGTTACACTGAACTCTAGTGTCGAAAACGGGTCAGTGCCAATACAACCATGGTCAGTGCTCGTTTTAATGACGTCATCATATTGCGCGCTTCACGCATGCGCAACAGTGGCAGCTGGCAAATTTCAAACTAGGCGGCGGGTAGTTGCAGCTGAAAAAggctaaaagaaaacacatcacaaACGTTTAAGTTAAATTTAAGTGAACATGACGAGCACATTGAAGGGCATCACTCTGAAGGGAAGCACGGAGCTTGTGGCGGAGTTTTTTTGTGAGTATTTTCTAGAAAGTTGGTTGTTTTTAGTGCTTTTACTGGCCCGCTGTGTAAGACCGTGGACACGCAGTGCTAGTGCCGGCTAATGCTAACGTGGTGGAGCTTCCGCAGGaggacaacacacagagagtaaaGTAGCTGTCCCTTAGACACTTTAACACACGGTGAACCAAAGTCAACATGCTATTCTACACATTTTAACTGTCGTGTTTTTAAATCGTGTTCCACGATGAGAAGGTGGAGGCGAACAAACGAGAGAATTCGGCTGAATTATATAATATCTGATGTACTAACAATGTAGGTCATAGACTACGAGATATGTCTGTCGCCAGTAAAATCAGTGCAAcccaaaaactttatttatacaatgCAATGTACAAACACTTTATGAAATACAGATTATTAAATTTAAGAGCACagaattcaattattttacaaTCCATTTTGGAGCTATTGTGAACATAAAcgaaataaataacaataaaagggTTAGAGGAAGAattcgtatatatatatatatatatatatatatatatatatatacgtgtgtgtgtgtatatatacatacatgtgcatgtttcaggtcatttagtctcttatGTCTTGAAATGAGTGCAAGGATATGTGTTACATCATgtcatgattttgttttgaaaatgatgaattgttcagcccttaAGTGAATTGAACTGTTTACTTGTTTCTTCACGGTCTGTAACCTCTGTTTCCTTCCATCAATCACAGCTTTCGGCATCAACAGCATCCTGTACCAGCGGGGCATTTATCCTCCAGAGATGTTCACCAGAGTCACCCACTATGACATGAGCCTCCTGCTCACCACCGACTCCAAACTGAAGAACTACCTCACCAATGTGGTCTCTCAGCTTAAAGGTAAAAGCAGAGACATGTTTGCTTCTTCATCACACGTCTCacggaagtaaaaaaaatatatactgtatatatatgtgtatgtatatatatatatgtgtatgtatatatatatgtatgtttgtgtgtgtatgtatgtatgtatatatatatatatatatatatatatatatatatatatatatatatatatatatatatatatatatatatatatgaataaataaataaaactaggGAATAGGGAAGAATAGAACTCCACAGATTTGTATGTTTTCTAAATAATCTGTAATTGAGtaagcattttgtgttttttaagcaTACATGGCAAATTTGTGATATTCCTAATTTCCCATATCTGAGGATTTGATGCTTTTTTTGTCCCAGACAATGATAAATGTCTATATTTTGTAGAACAAGGTTGAGGAAATAATATGAATTGGTCCCGTAAAAAAATCACTTAATTGTGACACAAATGAATGACCAGACACATGATCCCACGTTCAAGAAGCTGCAACTAGAgaattgtgttcatttattgattattagTGTTAATTTTATGATCCCCAGCTAACCTAAAAGCATCACTACATTAATAGGACGGTTCAGCTTAGTGTCTGTGGTTTGTCGTGTCTGTTACAGAGTGGCTGTTTGAGTGCACGGTGCAGAAGCTTGTGCTGGTGATCACGTGTCTGGAAACAAACGAGGTGCTGGAGAGATGGCAGTTTGACATCGAGTGCGACAAATCGGCCAAGGAGAGCAGGTCAGTTCAGTCCCTCAACACTCAACTACTGACAGTGGTTTGATGCTCGTTTAAGTTATtgaatttattacattttaaaggaagatttcttgtgtgtgtttgagtggcaGTACACTCTGataccagcaggtggcagctaTGACTCGTTTCTTATTTCAACACTTTCCCTCATCagttatcagtgtgtgtgtggtaatttTTAGTACTTAATGAGTACTAATCATTGAGCACCTGGAGttataaataacatttcagAATAACAAATTACACCATATACGTTTGTGTTTCAGTAACTTGAAACATTTGCTTTACATTAAAGCATAAGTGGCTGAATTAATATCGTAAATTTTACAATACTTTTCAGTGTTTTGAAAACAATAACCTCAAAACCAGTGGTTGTTACTATTAGAATTTCctttcaaacatttgtttacatgtctGTGTAGCTTGCGCACACTCCTgattcttatcttatcttttattctgtatgttgttgttttttacagtttttctttaTGTGTCTAATCTTGGCGTATGCTGCTATGTCTTAAGCTGCTGCTATTGATTATCCCTCTATCTGGATTATAGGTCAACGTCCAGTTGCTACTGACTCGATGACTGTATTAATCTCccttttctccctcttctttAACGTGTGTTTTTGACTGAGTTCATTCGTGTCTCCCAGTGCTCCCAGAGAGAAGTCCATCAAGACCATTCAGGACGAGATCCGCTCCGTCATCAGACAGATCACAGCCACGGTTACTTTCCTGCCTCTGCTGGAGACGCCATGTGAGTAACACAAACCGACAAACTCGTTCAGACCTGGTagtaacataaaaatgtttacaCGAACGTGTGCAGTCACTCTAAGACGACGACATTCGTTTGCTGGagtgatttaaaaaattaaGCTATCTATTTGCAAACGTTCACCTGGGACCGTGTGATTTTTATCATCTGCCAATCCTCCACTTTGAATCAATGTCAACTGTACACACTTATTGCATGTTGCTCCGAGGGGTGAGAATCTTTAGGTGCCTCACGATTCGATTAGAAAGTGATTAACGATGCACTTTCTATCAGTCTTTTGAaagtctctgtctcactgtgtgtggtTACCCACCACTATTTTTaacaacagtgcatttgtaacGGAAAACAAGAGTTTAACTCCTTTCCATTATCATTAATTAAACTGTTACAACTGCATTGTGAAGAAGTCACGTCTTCAATCACAATTCACACATTTAAGGCGAAATGTAAACCGAATCATGCTTTTACGTGCAATATGTTCATCAGCTCAGCTTCATTAGCCCCCATGTGGCCCTCATTCATTGCTCTCACAATTGAGGGTGACTTCCTGGTGAGAAATCAGGCTTACTTAAGTTAAAGGTGAGATCCGGATGTGTGGAACACAAGACTTACAAGGAACAGCACCAGAGGCAACAGTAAATGCATGGATATTATGGAGACTGTCTCAGTTGCCCTATAGGATTACACAGTAGTGATTGCTGCCGGGCCAAACCGATCTACTGGACCGAATCTAAAAGTTTTTGTAAGTACTATACACTTACGcacccacatttataaacatggAGAGTCCAGGTTTAAAAATCATAGATTTCCCActttaataccaggtctgaacattgatttttttttgttttgtgggcGTGTCAATGTGTTCTGACccggtcctcctcctcctcgtccaggTGCGTTTGACCTCCTGGTCTACACGGACAAAGACCTGGTGGTCCCAGAGAAGTGGGAGGAGTCAGGGCCTCAGATCATCAGCCAGTCGGAGGAAGTGCGCCTCCGCTCCTTCACCACCTCCATCCACAAGGTGAACAGCATGGTGGCGTACAAGAGGGCCGACTCGGTTTAAACGTCCCACGAGCTCTGCTCTGCCCGGCAACAACCCGTGCCCTTTACAGAAAACAGTAGATTTTACAGTGCTCTGTCCTACCTCCCGTCTGTCCTGTCCTTCTCAGAACTTCACCTCgtctcatttgtgtttttgcagacGTGTGTGCAAACATCTGCGTCCACACTGGTGTAAATATTTCTCTTGAACAGTGATTTATATGTTTTCtttactgttgttttcctccttttctttctttctctctctctctctctctcgctctagTTGTCCAGCTCTGTTTTAGAAGCTAGTGGTTTATATGTTCAACTTttatgtgaaaaaataaataaataaaatgaatataatttGTGCTCCATCACTCATATGGTATTACTGCTTTTGACCGAGAGGTGGCAGCGCAACACAATCTTCATTTTGAGTCTGAACTGCCCTGAGAAAGAAAATTATTACTTAAATTAGTAAAACCTAAGCAAATTAAGTTTATTCACATTAATATCTGTTACATTCACACCCCTAGAgcaccaaaatgtcttcataaaaaatgaagctacaaattgattgatttattttaataaaaaccaacatcagtccttTCCAAACATCAAATATTAGTGAATTTTAGAAGAAAAAATgtaacccttaaattgccaaCTTTTTGCTAGATGTaccttcattttatgttttttaaaaaaagacagaaattatTTTCAATGTACTTCATGTAAACTGGGTTGTAATCAGGTTtatatgcattattatttttttgtaatgtcacagtttataaaatactcacattaacacacccagagcaccaaaatgtgctcattaaaacaagtttttgtcataatgcatcaaaaatagtgatttCAACAGGTTTTAATGAGCACATTGTGACGTGTAGGTGTGTTAGTATTTTTAGTTAACTGATGTTTACAATAGActacaaataaaaagtaaatgaaaaaaaatgtgtcggTGTGTTTAAGGGGTTAATATAGtcatcatttattaatttttgctgaatttaattcattttaggttaaacatttttacaacCAATTTACAATTCGGCTGAGGCCCCCTGGTGGGCAATgaatgtaaattaaatattgtccCGACCTATGcacattatattataaaaataattatggaaaaataaaagaacaacacaCCAAACACATGGAAAATTAGCATTATTCTTTAATAGCACATACCATTACTTGGCTCACAGTGTTTTAGTGGTGTCAACAGTTGCAGATGTGGAACTCTGTCAAAAACGTACCATATCATCTCTATATGAAATTATCTCGCCTGCAATAGACACTCACACAAGTCTGGGattctctctttaaaaaaaacaacaaaaagattattcttttaattaaaacaatcctTTCTCTCTGGTGTAATGCCCTCTCATGAACATGCAAGGAAACAAAAAGAGCCAGAGACTAAAGCCGGGAGGAAATGTCGTCTGTTGTAGACAGGCACGTGAAACTGACTGCACACTtctgaaaatacaaaaacagccACAGGGACAAATGAGCTTTCTGACCATGTG
This Solea solea chromosome 3, fSolSol10.1, whole genome shotgun sequence DNA region includes the following protein-coding sequences:
- the mad2l1 gene encoding mitotic spindle assembly checkpoint protein MAD2A — encoded protein: MTSTLKGITLKGSTELVAEFFSFGINSILYQRGIYPPEMFTRVTHYDMSLLLTTDSKLKNYLTNVVSQLKEWLFECTVQKLVLVITCLETNEVLERWQFDIECDKSAKESSAPREKSIKTIQDEIRSVIRQITATVTFLPLLETPCAFDLLVYTDKDLVVPEKWEESGPQIISQSEEVRLRSFTTSIHKVNSMVAYKRADSV